In the genome of Terribacillus sp. FSL K6-0262, one region contains:
- a CDS encoding genetic competence negative regulator, producing the protein MKLERVSLNQFKIFLTFDDLIERGLTKEDLWHDLPGVHQLFHDMMYEASDELGFELEGTLLVQVHILQAQGMQIIVTQYPQTEDFEEEEDYIEMKVTLDESRELIFSFADFEDIISVSRQLDQIGIEDATVYFMNDLYYMEIRTLLHPSARENLIAVMSEFANPSIVTSVRLNEYGKKIFEKDAIRQICAYFA; encoded by the coding sequence ATGAAGTTAGAGCGCGTATCATTAAATCAATTCAAGATCTTTCTTACCTTCGACGATTTAATCGAGAGAGGCTTGACTAAAGAAGATCTCTGGCATGATCTTCCAGGCGTTCATCAGCTTTTTCACGATATGATGTATGAAGCAAGCGATGAATTGGGCTTTGAATTGGAAGGTACACTTCTTGTTCAAGTGCATATTCTGCAAGCGCAAGGGATGCAAATCATTGTTACACAGTATCCACAGACGGAAGACTTCGAAGAAGAAGAGGATTATATCGAAATGAAAGTGACACTGGATGAAAGCAGGGAGCTTATTTTCTCATTTGCTGATTTTGAGGATATCATCAGTGTTTCGCGTCAGCTGGACCAAATTGGCATCGAAGACGCCACTGTCTACTTCATGAATGATCTATATTATATGGAGATCCGGACATTGCTTCATCCGTCCGCAAGGGAAAATCTGATTGCGGTCATGTCGGAATTCGCCAACCCGAGTATCGTCACCTCGGTTCGGCTTAATGAATACGGCAAGAAGATTTTTGAAAAGGATGCAATACGGCAGATATGTGCGTATTTTGCATAG